From Phyllopteryx taeniolatus isolate TA_2022b chromosome 18, UOR_Ptae_1.2, whole genome shotgun sequence, the proteins below share one genomic window:
- the LOC133468151 gene encoding AN1-type zinc finger protein 3-like, with the protein MGDTSERSKPPGLPPRCPCGFWGSSKTMNLCSKCFADIQKKPPDEDCPSKGSSSETTTATITTIANSGTTTAINTTTNKTPSISSSVSPSLSLPTATELPAAEEPSPLFAASKEVSGVSSTVTAQSTMCMPTKRPRESASASESEATPEKRPRAEAKEEEEEDDGGEEQAGSTPKQKNRRRCYSCQSKLELVQQELGSCRCGYVFCMLHRLPEQHDCLFDHLGRGREEAVLKMVKLDRKVGRSCQRIGEECS; encoded by the exons GTCCAGTAAGACCATGAATCTCTGTTCCAAGTGTTTTGCTG ACATCCAGAAGAAGCCGCCGGATGAGGATTGTCCCTCTAAGGGCAGCAGCAGCGAGACCACCACAgccaccatcaccaccatcgCCAACAGCGGCACCACCACCGccatcaacaccaccaccaacaaGACTCCATCTATATCGTCGTCAGTGTCGCCATCTTTGTCCCTGCCCACCGCCACCGAGCTGCCGGCGGCCGAGGAACCCTCGCCTTTGTTCGCCGCCTCCAAGGAGG TTTCAGGCGTGTCGTCCACAGTGACAGCGCAGAGTACGATGTGCATGCCCACAAAACGTCCTCGAGAGTCGG CCTCGGCTTCGGAGAGTGAGGCCACGCCGGAGAAGCGGCCGCGGGCTGAggcgaaagaagaagaagaagaagacgacggcGGCGAGGAGCAAGCAGGCAGCACGCCCAAGCAGAAGAACCGTCGCCGCTGCTACAGCTGTCAAAGCAAACTGGAGCTGGTGCAGCAGGAACTGGGGTCCTGTCGCTGTG GCTACGTGTTCTGCATGCTGCACCGGCTCCCCGAGCAGCACGACTGCCTGTTCGACCACCTGGGGCGTGGGCGCGAGGAGGCGGTCCTCAAGATGGTCAAGCTGGACCGCAAGGTGGGCCGCTCGTGTCAGCGCATCGGCGAGGAGTGCTCCTGa